A genomic region of Acidobacteriota bacterium contains the following coding sequences:
- a CDS encoding DGQHR domain-containing protein, with amino-acid sequence MFATRIEQKGSAFYFIAYRAEDLLARVRFSSRFYGEQGETLAADATPDDTDEVARFIAGVEKKDESFQREMKRTKVKQIINFYETAESQPPIPGTILLFTKENLRFTPLGRGIESAGELTEPHEKFLIIDGQHRLAALHFYCKRHPHEAVGLRVPCVIFDGRSEDFAVEMFVTINSTATRINKSHMVDLYERVSWTTHEQRFAAHVAERLYSQPDSPLRYRINRLGGRSKQVKWILQAELFNELHRWTRDDEWDVTARNAADRAYDLVRDYLQAARAAWGDAWGNERYEVTKPVTLKAMLRVCNDLAIDDRVEGLGAGDRLARWTARLRPWSDLVRDFRSEGFYERFPAKGQLERVSRVERKLADTIGLESASRPAKKATVGR; translated from the coding sequence ATGTTTGCCACTCGAATTGAGCAAAAAGGAAGCGCCTTTTACTTCATCGCCTACCGCGCCGAAGACCTGCTGGCGCGGGTGCGTTTCAGCAGCCGCTTTTATGGCGAGCAAGGCGAAACGCTGGCTGCCGACGCCACACCCGACGACACCGATGAGGTTGCGCGCTTCATCGCCGGGGTCGAGAAGAAGGACGAGTCGTTTCAACGTGAAATGAAGCGCACCAAGGTCAAGCAGATCATCAACTTCTACGAGACCGCGGAGAGTCAGCCGCCGATTCCCGGCACGATTCTGCTGTTCACGAAAGAGAACCTGCGTTTCACGCCGCTCGGCCGGGGTATCGAAAGCGCGGGCGAGCTGACCGAGCCGCACGAGAAGTTTCTGATCATTGATGGCCAGCATCGCCTGGCGGCGCTGCACTTCTACTGCAAACGCCATCCCCATGAGGCGGTCGGCCTGCGCGTGCCCTGCGTGATTTTCGATGGCCGCAGCGAGGATTTCGCGGTTGAAATGTTCGTGACCATCAACTCGACAGCGACGCGCATCAATAAGAGCCACATGGTGGATTTGTACGAGCGCGTCTCGTGGACCACGCACGAGCAGCGCTTTGCCGCGCACGTCGCCGAGCGGCTGTATTCGCAGCCCGACAGCCCGTTGCGCTATCGCATCAACCGGCTCGGCGGACGCAGCAAGCAGGTGAAATGGATTTTGCAGGCGGAGCTGTTTAACGAGCTGCACCGGTGGACGCGCGACGACGAATGGGATGTGACGGCGCGCAACGCCGCCGACCGCGCCTACGACCTGGTACGCGACTACCTGCAGGCGGCGCGCGCGGCCTGGGGCGATGCCTGGGGCAATGAGCGTTATGAGGTGACCAAGCCGGTCACGCTCAAGGCCATGCTGCGCGTCTGCAATGACCTGGCGATTGACGATCGCGTCGAGGGTCTAGGCGCGGGCGACCGTCTCGCCCGTTGGACGGCACGGCTGCGGCCCTGGAGTGATCTGGTCCGCGACTTCCGCAGCGAGGGCTTTTACGAGCGCTTTCCGGCGAAAGGCCAGCTCGAGCGCGTCAGCCGCGTGGAGCGCAAGCTCGCCGACACCATTGGGCTGGAATCGGCCTCTCGCCCTGCCAAGAAAGCGACCGTTGGCCGTTAG
- a CDS encoding serine/threonine-protein kinase, giving the protein MIERGTRLGPYEVESALGAGGMGEVYRARDTRLDRTVALKVLSAKLDATPELRGRFEREARAIAALQHPNICVLHDLGQEGAMAFLVMEYLEGETLAVRLRRGALPLTEVIAIGGQIASALERAHRAGIIHRDLKPANVMLTRGGAKLLDFGLAKANVTSGFAQTAIASDAPTLSAMTQAGVVMGTVPYMAPEQLEGREADARSDIYAFGCVLYEMTTAEAAYKGTHTIQPPALHRLVQACLARNPDVRVQSAHDAGLMLAAAGEAAAPAAVAARRRWLWPAITTAAVIAAAAVAWHLRPAAPAAQISAEIAPPPGTHFAFQGVHPGPPVISPDGRRVVFLASSGNHTSLWLRSLDSPVARELPGTVGADLPFWSPDSREIGFVQSATEVGVVDTGALMVLDLAGGAPRELAPVGTFRGGTWAADGTILYAPDSSGGLMRIRASGGTPQPVLKGTANIDSHRFPYFLPDGKHFLYMTVSHADPTRDMIYEASLDGSMNRPLIASQTPGIYADGALLYSDRGTLLAARLDQASGTLSGSPRPVVTGIYDDVESWRPGYSVSRTGLLVYASGSAGPQRLAWTNRSGVLGPLLPGYSGEAVQASVAPDGAHFALAVDNGIQDIWTQSSTGGTPTRLTFGGPLIHSSPVWSPDGRWIAYSDRATAWRIAATGGARQRIGAGPSGTTFFEPAGWSADGKELLCMLVNERGLNSMAGLNVAGGALRPIAATPGMNIAELELSPDSRWVGYLAGPPGQPENVYLVPFRGGSGSVWQVTTAGASRFFWVKGGRELDVIDETGQLLAIPVTVNGDAPVPGTPQVVATNFPEAIAAAPDGQGFLAVTYPDDHQSLCVLSDWPRTLH; this is encoded by the coding sequence ATGATCGAGCGGGGCACGCGGCTGGGGCCTTACGAGGTAGAGTCGGCGCTGGGCGCAGGTGGCATGGGCGAGGTGTATCGTGCCCGTGACACGCGCCTGGACCGCACGGTCGCGCTTAAGGTCTTGTCTGCCAAACTCGATGCCACGCCCGAGCTGCGCGGACGCTTCGAGCGAGAAGCGCGCGCGATTGCCGCGCTGCAGCATCCGAACATCTGCGTGCTGCACGATCTGGGGCAGGAAGGCGCGATGGCATTTCTGGTGATGGAGTACCTGGAGGGTGAAACGCTTGCGGTGCGGCTGCGGCGCGGAGCACTACCGCTGACCGAAGTAATCGCCATTGGCGGGCAGATCGCCTCAGCGCTGGAGCGGGCGCACCGCGCCGGGATTATCCATCGCGACCTCAAACCGGCCAACGTCATGCTCACGCGTGGTGGCGCCAAGCTGCTCGACTTCGGCCTGGCGAAAGCCAATGTGACCTCGGGGTTCGCGCAGACGGCAATCGCATCGGATGCGCCCACGCTTTCGGCTATGACGCAAGCCGGCGTTGTAATGGGCACCGTTCCTTACATGGCGCCCGAGCAACTGGAAGGGCGTGAGGCCGACGCGCGCAGCGATATCTATGCCTTTGGCTGCGTACTCTACGAGATGACGACCGCCGAAGCCGCCTACAAGGGGACACACACCATTCAGCCGCCGGCGTTGCACCGGCTGGTGCAGGCGTGCCTGGCGAGGAATCCGGACGTGCGGGTGCAATCGGCCCACGATGCGGGGTTGATGCTGGCAGCGGCGGGCGAAGCCGCCGCGCCGGCGGCTGTTGCGGCCAGGCGGCGCTGGTTGTGGCCGGCCATCACCACCGCCGCAGTGATCGCGGCAGCAGCAGTTGCATGGCATCTGCGTCCGGCTGCGCCGGCAGCACAAATCAGCGCCGAGATCGCGCCACCGCCCGGCACGCATTTTGCATTTCAGGGCGTACATCCAGGTCCGCCTGTAATTTCGCCGGACGGGCGCCGAGTCGTGTTTCTCGCCAGCAGCGGCAATCACACCTCCCTTTGGTTGCGGTCGCTCGATAGTCCCGTGGCGCGCGAGTTGCCCGGCACCGTCGGCGCAGACCTGCCCTTCTGGTCGCCCGACAGCCGCGAGATCGGGTTTGTGCAAAGCGCCACCGAAGTCGGTGTGGTCGACACCGGTGCACTCATGGTGCTCGACCTAGCGGGCGGAGCGCCGCGCGAGCTGGCGCCCGTAGGCACATTTCGCGGTGGGACCTGGGCGGCGGATGGCACTATCCTCTATGCTCCGGATTCGAGCGGTGGTCTGATGCGGATTCGTGCTTCCGGCGGCACGCCACAACCGGTGCTCAAGGGTACCGCCAATATTGATTCCCACCGCTTTCCTTACTTTTTACCCGACGGCAAGCATTTTCTGTACATGACCGTCAGCCATGCGGACCCGACGCGCGACATGATTTACGAGGCTTCGCTTGACGGCAGCATGAACCGGCCCCTGATCGCCTCACAGACCCCGGGCATTTATGCCGACGGGGCTCTGCTGTATTCAGATCGGGGAACGCTGCTTGCCGCGCGGCTCGACCAGGCGAGCGGAACCCTCAGCGGCTCGCCGCGGCCGGTCGTGACCGGGATTTACGATGATGTCGAGAGCTGGAGACCGGGCTATTCGGTTTCACGCACGGGTCTATTGGTGTACGCCTCCGGATCGGCGGGCCCGCAGCGTTTGGCGTGGACCAACCGCAGCGGTGTGTTGGGGCCATTGCTGCCGGGCTACAGCGGCGAAGCCGTGCAGGCTTCGGTAGCTCCCGATGGTGCGCACTTCGCGCTCGCCGTCGACAACGGCATTCAGGATATCTGGACGCAAAGCAGCACGGGCGGTACGCCGACACGACTGACGTTTGGAGGACCACTGATTCACTCCTCTCCGGTTTGGTCGCCTGATGGACGCTGGATCGCCTATTCGGATCGGGCCACGGCATGGCGGATCGCCGCGACCGGCGGAGCACGTCAGCGCATCGGCGCGGGGCCATCGGGAACTACATTTTTCGAACCTGCAGGGTGGTCAGCCGATGGCAAAGAGCTATTGTGCATGCTGGTGAACGAGCGCGGCCTCAACTCGATGGCGGGGCTGAACGTCGCCGGCGGTGCGCTGCGTCCCATCGCCGCGACACCGGGAATGAATATCGCCGAACTGGAACTGTCGCCCGATAGCCGCTGGGTAGGTTATCTCGCGGGTCCACCGGGGCAACCGGAAAACGTCTACTTGGTACCGTTTCGAGGAGGCTCGGGGTCGGTGTGGCAAGTCACCACCGCTGGCGCCTCACGGTTCTTCTGGGTCAAGGGCGGGCGCGAGCTGGACGTGATCGATGAGACTGGGCAACTGCTGGCCATACCCGTAACCGTGAACGGAGATGCCCCAGTGCCGGGTACTCCCCAAGTGGTGGCAACGAATTTTCCAGAAGCGATTGCCGCGGCGCCCGACGGCCAGGGCTTCCTCGCCGTCACATATCCCGACGATCACCAATCCCTGTGCGTGCTCAGCGACTGGCCGCGCACCCTGCACTAA
- a CDS encoding NAD-dependent epimerase/dehydratase family protein, which produces MKVLVTGATGQIGRALITELTQRGILVRAFSRKPPAAHSLPEGSEWMQGDLLDPAALERALQGVHKLFLLNAVVPDELTQALIAYNLAWRLGVAQIVYLSVFKVDQFRDVPHFASKLAVEAALREFGMPFTILRPGYFYQNDARLKDALTGAGIYPSPIGLGGMAAVDVRDIAEAAARIITGTSHAGKTYSLVADQLTGPGVAEIWSRVLGKPVQYAGHDFDVWEKQLAAFVPAWSAFDLRVMFQGYAERGFTATPTETAAFASLLGRAPRRYEAFAQETAVEWKA; this is translated from the coding sequence ATGAAGGTTCTGGTTACCGGCGCCACTGGGCAGATCGGGCGGGCACTGATTACGGAGTTGACCCAGCGCGGCATTCTGGTGCGGGCCTTCAGCCGCAAGCCGCCGGCGGCACATTCCTTGCCGGAAGGCTCCGAGTGGATGCAGGGGGATTTGCTCGATCCGGCCGCGCTCGAACGGGCGCTACAGGGCGTTCATAAGCTTTTTCTGTTGAATGCGGTGGTTCCCGACGAATTAACCCAGGCACTGATTGCCTACAATCTGGCGTGGCGGCTGGGCGTGGCGCAGATCGTCTATCTGTCGGTGTTCAAAGTCGATCAGTTCCGTGATGTGCCCCATTTCGCTTCCAAGCTGGCCGTCGAAGCGGCTCTGCGCGAGTTTGGAATGCCCTTCACCATCCTGCGGCCCGGCTACTTTTATCAGAATGACGCCCGGCTGAAAGATGCGCTGACCGGTGCCGGTATTTACCCGTCCCCTATCGGCCTCGGCGGCATGGCCGCGGTGGACGTTCGCGATATCGCGGAGGCAGCGGCAAGGATCATCACTGGAACCAGCCATGCCGGCAAGACCTACAGTCTGGTAGCCGACCAACTCACCGGTCCGGGCGTAGCCGAAATCTGGAGTCGCGTGCTGGGCAAGCCAGTGCAGTACGCCGGGCACGATTTCGACGTCTGGGAAAAGCAACTGGCTGCGTTCGTTCCGGCGTGGTCGGCGTTTGACCTGCGGGTGATGTTTCAAGGCTACGCCGAACGTGGATTTACAGCTACCCCGACCGAGACAGCCGCATTTGCATCCCTGCTCGGTCGCGCCCCCCGCCGCTACGAAGCTTTTGCGCAAGAGACTGCGGTCGAATGGAAAGCCTGA
- the pruA gene encoding L-glutamate gamma-semialdehyde dehydrogenase: MATADTAAPLTIDLAHLPPFHNDPFADFSKPEVRQAYEKGLAEARAELGREYDNRIGDKRVKSAKKFNSYNPSRSSEVVGVHQENTVEAAHEAVANAALTFECWRLTKPEKRVEILLKAAEIMRRRKPYYSAWLTLETGKTFPEADADLGESIDFLEYYGRQALKLFGPQSIHQLPGEKDELVYIPLGVGAVIPPWNFPMAITCGMTAAAIVAGNTVVLKPSSDSPTIAAKLVEALAEAGLPGGVVNFLTGGGGTVGDALVTDPRVRFISFTGSKAVGLEINRKAANTKPGQKWIKRTVLEMGGKDSILVDDDSDVNAAVEAVAVSAFGYQGQKCSACSRAIVHEKIYDQFVNKLAERTKKMKVGDAGDAANYMGPVINERSLKSTLNYIEIGKKEGRLVAGGKRTDGPGYFIEPTVFADIAPDARLAQEEIFAPVLAVIKCKSFDDGLAIANNTEYGLTGAVFTKDPKKLEKAAAEFHVGNLYFNRKCTGAMVGAHPFGGFNMSGTDSKAGGPDYLLLFTQAKSIAHKL; encoded by the coding sequence ATGGCTACCGCTGACACTGCTGCTCCGCTCACCATTGATCTCGCTCATCTTCCGCCCTTCCACAACGATCCGTTCGCGGACTTCAGCAAGCCGGAGGTGCGCCAGGCCTACGAAAAAGGCTTGGCCGAGGCGCGCGCCGAGCTGGGACGCGAATACGACAACCGCATCGGTGACAAGCGGGTGAAGAGCGCCAAAAAGTTCAACTCCTACAACCCTTCGCGCAGCAGCGAAGTCGTGGGCGTCCATCAGGAAAATACGGTCGAAGCCGCGCACGAGGCGGTCGCCAATGCCGCGCTGACGTTCGAGTGTTGGCGGCTGACGAAACCGGAGAAGCGCGTCGAGATTCTGCTCAAGGCGGCCGAAATCATGCGCCGCCGCAAGCCCTACTACTCCGCCTGGCTGACGCTGGAGACGGGCAAAACCTTCCCCGAAGCCGATGCCGACCTGGGCGAATCCATCGACTTCCTCGAGTACTACGGCCGCCAGGCATTAAAGCTGTTCGGGCCGCAATCAATTCATCAGTTGCCCGGCGAAAAAGACGAGCTGGTATACATTCCGCTGGGCGTAGGCGCGGTGATTCCGCCCTGGAACTTCCCCATGGCCATCACCTGCGGCATGACCGCCGCGGCCATTGTTGCCGGCAACACCGTGGTGCTGAAACCGTCAAGCGATTCGCCGACGATTGCCGCCAAGCTGGTCGAAGCGCTGGCCGAAGCCGGCCTGCCTGGCGGTGTGGTCAACTTCCTAACCGGTGGTGGCGGCACGGTGGGCGACGCCCTGGTGACCGATCCACGTGTGCGCTTCATTTCTTTCACCGGGTCAAAAGCTGTCGGCCTGGAGATCAACCGCAAAGCCGCCAATACCAAGCCCGGCCAAAAATGGATTAAGCGCACAGTTCTCGAGATGGGTGGCAAAGACTCGATTCTTGTCGACGATGACAGCGACGTGAATGCCGCGGTCGAAGCCGTAGCCGTCTCAGCGTTCGGCTATCAGGGCCAGAAGTGCTCTGCCTGCTCGCGCGCCATTGTGCACGAAAAAATCTACGACCAGTTCGTCAACAAGCTAGCCGAGCGCACCAAAAAGATGAAAGTCGGCGACGCCGGCGACGCCGCCAACTATATGGGCCCGGTGATCAACGAACGCTCGCTCAAAAGCACGCTCAACTATATCGAGATCGGGAAAAAAGAAGGCCGCCTGGTCGCCGGCGGCAAGCGCACCGATGGTCCCGGCTATTTCATCGAGCCGACCGTTTTCGCCGACATTGCGCCCGACGCGCGCCTGGCGCAGGAAGAGATCTTTGCGCCCGTACTCGCGGTCATCAAGTGCAAGAGCTTCGACGACGGCCTGGCCATCGCCAACAATACCGAGTACGGCTTGACCGGCGCCGTCTTCACCAAAGACCCGAAAAAGCTGGAGAAGGCCGCCGCCGAGTTCCACGTCGGCAATCTCTATTTCAACCGCAAGTGCACCGGCGCCATGGTGGGCGCGCACCCCTTCGGCGGCTTCAACATGTCCGGCACCGACAGCAAGGCCGGCGGCCCCGATTACCTGCTGCTGTTCACGCAGGCGAAATCCATCGCCCACAAACTATAG
- a CDS encoding type II toxin-antitoxin system VapC family toxin produces MRTAVDTNVLSLYWSGNERFRDMQSLLVRCAAEGAVMISGIVYAELLAHPRAGRDLLSTFLQEAGIAMEPETGAATWETAGRAYSAYCRQRRSSGGGESKRLLADFVIGAHAQLRADRLATLDQERYRAYFPELVLIP; encoded by the coding sequence ATGCGAACGGCTGTAGACACCAATGTGCTATCGCTGTACTGGTCGGGCAATGAGCGCTTTCGCGACATGCAATCGCTCCTCGTGCGCTGTGCAGCCGAAGGAGCCGTGATGATCTCTGGCATTGTCTACGCGGAACTGCTGGCTCATCCGCGCGCCGGCAGAGATCTGCTTTCCACGTTCCTCCAGGAAGCGGGAATCGCAATGGAACCGGAAACGGGCGCGGCGACGTGGGAGACGGCGGGGCGAGCGTACTCGGCATATTGCCGGCAGCGCCGGAGCTCAGGCGGAGGCGAATCTAAGCGCCTGCTTGCGGATTTCGTGATCGGGGCGCACGCGCAACTGCGCGCCGATCGCCTGGCGACACTCGACCAGGAGCGCTATCGCGCCTACTTTCCCGAGCTGGTGCTGATTCCGTAA
- a CDS encoding AbrB/MazE/SpoVT family DNA-binding domain-containing protein, whose protein sequence is MPKAKISSKGQVTIPIEVRKWLGVKAGDKVEFARRHGEIVVRPARENKEGVWAKYAGILGDFPGGEEEINAWIREMRDED, encoded by the coding sequence ATGCCGAAGGCCAAAATCAGCAGCAAGGGCCAGGTGACAATCCCGATCGAAGTGCGCAAATGGCTGGGTGTAAAGGCCGGGGACAAGGTCGAGTTCGCCCGCCGGCATGGCGAGATCGTAGTGCGTCCAGCACGGGAAAACAAAGAGGGCGTCTGGGCGAAGTACGCCGGCATTCTGGGCGACTTCCCAGGCGGCGAGGAGGAAATCAATGCTTGGATTCGCGAAATGCGTGACGAGGACTGA
- the ric gene encoding iron-sulfur cluster repair di-iron protein encodes MATVAASQSVGDLAVETPGAARVFEQMGIDFCCGGKKSLSEVCRDKGIELKVVLQAIADQTQKNSAEAPDRHWRREPMQSLMSHIVERHHQYVRSETPRIESWLVKCVAAHGAHHPELSQIQRTFAAMVSEMAQHMAKEELILFPAIARAEGGNGNASLAAPVRMMMTEHDDTGRALVEIRNFSGGKFAVPADGCSTYAALYRALDEFESDMRQHVHLENNILFPRALALDDGNSKP; translated from the coding sequence ATGGCAACCGTAGCGGCTTCCCAATCCGTGGGAGACCTGGCTGTTGAAACACCCGGAGCAGCGCGCGTATTCGAACAGATGGGCATTGACTTCTGTTGTGGCGGCAAGAAGAGCCTCAGCGAGGTCTGCAGGGACAAGGGCATTGAACTTAAGGTTGTGCTACAGGCGATCGCCGACCAGACCCAGAAGAATAGCGCCGAAGCGCCGGACCGGCACTGGCGGCGGGAGCCGATGCAGAGCCTGATGTCGCACATCGTCGAGCGGCATCATCAATACGTGCGCTCCGAAACCCCGCGCATCGAGAGCTGGCTGGTGAAGTGCGTGGCGGCGCATGGCGCCCATCATCCCGAGCTGAGCCAGATTCAACGCACCTTCGCCGCCATGGTCAGTGAGATGGCGCAGCACATGGCCAAAGAGGAGTTGATCCTGTTTCCCGCCATCGCACGCGCCGAAGGCGGCAATGGCAATGCCAGCCTGGCCGCGCCCGTGCGCATGATGATGACCGAGCACGACGATACCGGCCGCGCCCTGGTCGAAATCCGCAACTTCAGCGGAGGCAAGTTCGCTGTTCCTGCGGATGGCTGCTCCACTTACGCCGCCTTGTACCGGGCGCTGGACGAGTTTGAATCCGATATGCGTCAACACGTACACTTGGAGAACAATATTTTGTTCCCGCGCGCCCTCGCGCTTGACGATGGCAACAGCAAACCTTGA
- a CDS encoding serine/threonine-protein kinase has translation MPLVLSPGTRFGPYEIIAALGAGGMGEVYRARDPRLGREVAIKILPAAWARDAERLRRFETEARAAGQLNHPNILSVYDFSVHEGTPYLVTELLEGETLRERLTPPSALPARKAIEIAAQVARGLAAAHARGIVHRDLKPENIFLTRGGQAKILDFGLAKVTAPVSDDAVTVAAGEVTSAGSVLGTAGYMAPEQVRGEAADARSDLFALGAILYEMVAGRRAFQKATAVETMSAVLKEEPAAAAVIDPALQRVLDHCLEKDPTARFQSARDLEFALAALGGSTSMQAAALPAPRRRHGWWAPAVGVAGLVIGGLLVYFFARPPAPTIPALVRFSIPAPTGGDLPGGGLALSPDGTKMAYVAGDRTGVDQLWLRHMGALDARPLPGTIGSEWPFWSRDGARLGFFTSTGLAVMDVASGAVQSLESSPVQVARGATWGAGDMIVYQPAPTGSLLKMSVQGGTSATASTGTAVGGTDRWPQFLPDGKHFIFLRFNAHEDDGTLLEASLADSTPHVVAGVPKLESQVIYADGSLLYSLDGSLTAQPFDWRSGKTTGTPRSLAVPLMPMGLAGATGALALTAGNGLLAWDQSGQPLTQLVVVDRSGKVMRTIGAPARYLGWSLSPDGKTISASRVDSDAKADAIWLMSAATGAPRRLTFAPGQYQNQAWSPDGQWLYYGLAPGGVIDVYRKRTDGVGAAEQLTQSLYAAPHSLSPNGKLLLFSTLNGSHYDLHLRTLSPTGRPSVPDQMLQPGAGYGQFSPDGHWIAYSTEIARPEAADVFVMPNPPNSSRWQISPTNGNSPIWSHDGKDLYYQSGQQLMQVHVLPAHSGAFAFSAPQVLFAMPARQVSAYYGGYQALYSPFPDGKAFLLGEPANSAGAVTGITVVTNWPRALAH, from the coding sequence ATGCCCCTTGTGCTCTCCCCGGGAACCCGCTTTGGCCCCTATGAAATCATCGCCGCGCTCGGCGCCGGCGGCATGGGTGAGGTCTACCGTGCCCGCGATCCGCGCCTCGGCCGCGAAGTGGCCATCAAGATCCTGCCCGCAGCGTGGGCGCGCGATGCCGAACGGCTGCGCCGGTTCGAGACCGAGGCGCGCGCGGCCGGGCAACTGAACCACCCCAACATTCTGAGCGTGTACGACTTCAGCGTTCACGAGGGCACGCCCTATCTGGTCACCGAGTTGCTCGAGGGCGAAACGCTGCGCGAACGGCTCACGCCTCCCTCCGCGCTGCCGGCACGCAAGGCCATCGAAATCGCCGCCCAGGTCGCGCGCGGCCTCGCCGCGGCACACGCCAGGGGCATCGTCCATCGCGACCTCAAGCCGGAAAACATTTTCCTAACCCGCGGCGGTCAGGCAAAGATTCTCGATTTCGGCCTGGCGAAAGTGACTGCCCCGGTCAGTGACGATGCCGTGACGGTCGCGGCGGGCGAGGTAACCAGCGCCGGCTCGGTGCTCGGCACGGCCGGCTACATGGCGCCTGAACAAGTGCGCGGCGAAGCCGCCGACGCCCGCTCGGATCTGTTTGCGCTGGGCGCGATTCTGTACGAAATGGTCGCCGGCCGGCGCGCCTTTCAGAAGGCTACGGCCGTCGAAACCATGTCGGCGGTGCTGAAAGAAGAGCCAGCGGCCGCTGCCGTCATCGATCCCGCCTTGCAGCGTGTGCTCGATCATTGCCTGGAAAAAGACCCTACCGCGCGCTTTCAGTCCGCACGCGATCTCGAATTCGCACTCGCCGCGCTCGGCGGTTCCACCTCGATGCAGGCGGCCGCGCTGCCCGCGCCCCGCCGCCGTCATGGGTGGTGGGCGCCGGCGGTAGGCGTTGCGGGCCTGGTCATTGGCGGCCTGCTGGTCTACTTTTTCGCCCGTCCGCCCGCGCCTACCATTCCAGCCCTGGTTCGCTTCAGCATTCCTGCACCCACCGGTGGCGACCTGCCTGGCGGCGGCTTAGCACTCTCGCCCGACGGAACCAAAATGGCTTACGTCGCCGGTGACCGCACTGGCGTCGATCAACTCTGGTTGCGGCACATGGGTGCGCTCGATGCCCGCCCGCTGCCAGGCACAATCGGCTCTGAGTGGCCGTTCTGGTCGCGCGATGGCGCGCGCCTCGGCTTTTTCACCAGCACCGGTCTGGCGGTGATGGATGTGGCCAGCGGCGCTGTCCAGTCGCTGGAGTCGAGCCCGGTACAAGTTGCTCGCGGCGCCACCTGGGGGGCGGGCGACATGATCGTTTATCAGCCCGCACCCACGGGATCACTGCTGAAGATGTCGGTGCAGGGCGGCACGTCTGCGACTGCCAGTACGGGCACTGCCGTAGGCGGCACGGACCGCTGGCCACAGTTTTTGCCCGACGGCAAGCACTTCATCTTTCTGCGCTTTAACGCGCACGAGGACGACGGCACGCTGCTCGAGGCGTCATTGGCCGATAGCACGCCACACGTAGTTGCCGGTGTGCCGAAATTAGAATCCCAGGTGATCTACGCCGACGGATCCCTGCTGTATTCTCTCGATGGCAGCCTGACGGCACAACCCTTCGACTGGCGCAGCGGCAAGACAACCGGCACACCACGCTCGCTGGCTGTCCCGCTGATGCCGATGGGACTGGCAGGCGCCACCGGCGCATTGGCGCTCACCGCGGGTAACGGACTGCTGGCTTGGGATCAATCCGGTCAGCCACTCACGCAACTTGTGGTCGTGGACCGGAGCGGAAAAGTCATGCGCACCATCGGCGCGCCCGCACGCTATCTGGGCTGGTCACTCTCGCCCGATGGCAAGACGATTTCAGCCAGCCGCGTGGATTCCGACGCGAAAGCCGACGCCATCTGGCTGATGAGCGCTGCCACCGGCGCTCCGCGCCGTCTCACCTTCGCACCGGGGCAGTACCAAAATCAGGCGTGGTCGCCTGATGGTCAGTGGCTCTATTACGGTTTGGCGCCGGGCGGTGTGATCGATGTGTACCGCAAGCGCACCGATGGCGTTGGCGCCGCCGAACAACTGACGCAGTCCCTTTACGCTGCGCCCCATAGCCTGTCGCCCAACGGAAAGTTGCTGCTGTTTTCCACTCTGAACGGGTCGCACTACGATCTTCACTTGCGAACGTTGTCACCCACCGGGCGGCCATCCGTTCCCGATCAGATGCTCCAGCCCGGCGCCGGTTATGGGCAGTTTTCACCTGACGGGCACTGGATCGCCTACTCCACCGAGATCGCGCGCCCGGAAGCAGCGGACGTGTTCGTAATGCCCAACCCTCCCAACAGCAGCCGCTGGCAGATTTCGCCCACAAACGGCAACAGTCCCATCTGGTCGCACGACGGCAAAGATCTGTACTACCAATCGGGCCAGCAACTCATGCAAGTCCACGTCCTGCCCGCGCACAGCGGCGCTTTCGCCTTTTCCGCGCCGCAAGTGCTGTTTGCTATGCCCGCCCGCCAGGTCTCAGCCTACTACGGCGGCTACCAGGCGTTGTACTCACCCTTTCCAGACGGCAAAGCGTTCCTGCTCGGCGAACCCGCCAACAGCGCCGGCGCGGTCACCGGTATAACGGTGGTGACCAATTGGCCGCGCGCGCTGGCGCACTAG